In Bacteroidota bacterium, one DNA window encodes the following:
- a CDS encoding gliding motility-associated C-terminal domain-containing protein translates to MFLDLRSFSPYSDGLNDIFKAVTASDNITHFHLFIYNRWGGLVFESKSITEGWDGQHNGQPAPEGTYVYRVEYAVGGGENREVDGVVVLVR, encoded by the coding sequence TTGTTCTTAGATCTTCGATCCTTCTCCCCCTACAGCGACGGCCTGAACGACATCTTCAAAGCAGTAACCGCATCGGACAACATAACACACTTCCACCTGTTCATCTACAACCGCTGGGGCGGCCTGGTCTTTGAAAGCAAAAGCATCACCGAAGGATGGGACGGGCAGCACAACGGACAGCCGGCACCGGAAGGAACGTATGTGTATCGGGTGGAGTATGCTGTGGGAGGTGGAGAGAACAGGGAGGTGGATGGGGTGGTGGTGTTGGTGAGGTGA